The following is a genomic window from Parabacteroides johnsonii DSM 18315.
CCACAACAAACTTTCGGAGATGGAAATGAACCTGAAAGTCTCCCGTATGGAACTGGATCGCAAAGCTGTCGAACTCCGTAACGAACGCTATTTAGACAGCCTGGGAGCCGGTACAACCGATAAAGTCCGCCAGGTGGAACTTGATTATAATGTGAGTGTCCTCAAACTGAAGGAAGATGAGCAAAAATATAAGAACGAACAAGCCTTGGCTGAAGCGGACCTGAAGGTAAAAAAGCTGGAACTGAATATCTTCCGCAAAAGCCTTGCCGAGACCCGGCGCACGTTGGAAGATGCTCAGATCCGTTCACCTCGCAGAGCGATCCTGACCTATGTGAATAACGAGATCGGCTCGCAGATAGGCCAGGGGGCTAAGGTGGCAATCGTTTCCGACTTGTCTCATTTCAAGATCGAAGGCGAGATCGCTGACACCTATGGCGACCGTATTGCCGCAGGCAGTAAGGCTGTTATTAAGATCGGCAGTGAGAAACTGGACGGAACGGTCAGTGATGTTACTCCTTTATCAAAGAACGGCGTGATCTCTTTCACTGTCCAATTGGAGGAAGACAATCATAAACGTCTCCGTTCCGGTTTGAAGACCGATATCTATGTGATGAATGCCGTGAAGGATGATGTGCTTCGCATTGCCAACTCCTCTTATTATGTAGGAAAAGGAGAATACGAACTCTTTGTCGTAAACGGAGACCAGTTGTTGAAACGCAAAGTACAGTTGGGAGACAGTAATTTCGAATATGTAGAAGTGGTTAGTGGCCTGCAGGAAGGTGATCAGGTCG
Proteins encoded in this region:
- a CDS encoding efflux RND transporter periplasmic adaptor subunit, whose amino-acid sequence is MDREISKEVQRKEQRKQLIKIGVVAGGLIVLIVVVISMLQTSLKRKDLNISTVDRGVIEVSVSASGKVIPAFEEIINSPINSRIVEVYKRGGDSVDIGTPILKLDLQSAETEYNKQLDEEQMKSLQLEQQRVTNHNKLSEMEMNLKVSRMELDRKAVELRNERYLDSLGAGTTDKVRQVELDYNVSVLKLKEDEQKYKNEQALAEADLKVKKLELNIFRKSLAETRRTLEDAQIRSPRRAILTYVNNEIGSQIGQGAKVAIVSDLSHFKIEGEIADTYGDRIAAGSKAVIKIGSEKLDGTVSDVTPLSKNGVISFTVQLEEDNHKRLRSGLKTDIYVMNAVKDDVLRIANSSYYVGKGEYELFVVNGDQLLKRKVQLGDSNFEYVEVVSGLQEGDQVVVSDMNAYKDKNKLKIED